The stretch of DNA GAATATGCAAAAATTGGAGGAATTCTCTTCTACCTCGTCCCCTTTTGCGTGATCTTCTTCTACTCGGACAATGCCATCATTAATAAATTGGAATACATCTTCTGTGGGAGTCTCTTCCTCAATGGGATGATGATCTTTCAGAATTATGTGGCAACGGGGCATGTTTTCAATGCAAGCAGCCTCGCAGCGAGCTCATATCTCGAAGCTGAAAATGATCACTTTGCTATGGGAAATATTTATGGATTCCTACTGCTCAACACCTTCGTCTATCTGGGGCTGTATTTTCTCCTTGAGAATTTCCAGCTGCTCGATTGTCTGAAATGTTTATTCCGTGGAAAAGTAAGTTGAATTACAAcctctaaagatttttttagattattatTTCCAAGTAGATTTGGGAAATGAAAGGCGCTCTCTAGCTTGGCGCTATAACTGCTGCCTtgatagaagaaaaatataagcgacatacaaatatttactttttgaTAAATGCTGAAAATACGTTTTTGTTTACCAATGAAAGATAAAGGGGTTAACCCATGAAGGACCAATGAGAAGTTTTCGTCCCATAGCTCGTTTTTGAAAATGCCTAATTCTGGATagttaataattatttattgaccCAAAACCTATATGCAGGATTATGTCCTCATAGTTATTTAACATTGTGAaatcacaaaaggacatccttAAATAACTCATAGggtcaggaaggacgaaaaaccaaaaataaaataaacggatttcttgtgaaaaatttcttgtatCTGCTCAAGAAACCCCAGAAAACTTTTTAGGGTtccaaagggttaaaagctTTACGAGACAGAATCTAACAATTTCGTTATCGTCTGAAATACTTCAATACAATCATAACTCTTATTTCTAGGTTGtacaatatttgatttttttttttaaatttcttaacttTCCTAGAAAGATTCTATTTATAATCATAAATTGCTCCAAATGACCTAAGTcgtcaaaagattttttaaacttgaaatacgataaaattattcttgatatttcttaatgaaattgaACAAATAAATACCTACTCGAAAAATAATCTAATCACTCagaattttataaacaaaaaggAATCTAATCGAAATAAAGAGCATTTTCAAGTGATATACAGTCACAAgactaataataaatttttctttttctcaagaaCATAAGTTCATGTTTCAATTGATACGTGACACCattttttacgaaaatttattcgacttaaattttgctttgttcagttcttttcaatataaacattcttcttttataatttctcaaaCAAAGCATGATGGTATTACTTTTTATGGATCACGAATGAATggtttttcgtgaaattttataatgaaacaagaaaaaaggaaCAATTGCGTCTatttttgataatattttcaaCGTGACTACTGATTGCAAGATTTCTGTTGAAACTCTTAAGATATTTATCGCGTGAAATGAATCCAAAGATTATTAGCTACTCCAGAGATAAAGAACaacatttatcaaaaaaaaaattcttcatgacGTGTGAACTTTTACAcaaacctttgaaattttgagtGCGAAATGATAACAATTAGAGCAATTAGAGACTTttgtaagaaagaaaagaaaaacaaacccAAAATTCCGATTGAGACGACGTAAATTGTTTGTTCATTTGTAGAATACCTGCTGGGTGACGCCAAAGGTGAAAAATGGTCAAGCACAGCAGATTGACATGCAGAATATGCAACAGAGAGAGGGCGAGAGTGCTGTACGGATTAGCAATTTGAGCAAGACTTTCTATTCAATCAGGGGAAAGCATAAGGTGGCCGTTAATAGGGTCTCATTGGACATTCCAAAGAATCAAATAACAGCCCTTCTTGGGCACAATGGTGCCGGGAAGACGACAACAATGTGCATGATTATTGGAACATTGAGTCGCACAGGGGGCACAATATGCGTCGAAGGGTACACTGATGcgaagaaatatcaaaaaatgatcgGCTATTGCCCACAGAAGAATGTCTTTATGAAGTACTTTACGTGTCGGGAGCatgttatattttttggaCGTTTGCGTGGTCTCACTGAAGAGGAAGCTCGAACGGAGAGTGATAAGATTTTGAATGATGTTAAGCTCTTGCCGAAAGGAAGTTGCCATCCGAAGAAACTCTCGGGTGGGATGAAGAGACGCTTGTGCCTGGCAATGGGTGTTATTGGGAATACAAAAGTTGTTATTCTCGATGAACCAACTTCGGGGCTTGATCCGGAAAGTCGTCGGGAATTGTGGGATGTACTGCTGGCATTGAGGAAGGAACGAGCTGTCCTCATAACAACACACTACATGGAAGAAGCGGATATACTTGgggataaaattgcaattatgGAGAATGGTACAATTGTTTGTCATGGAACGAGTCTTGAGCTCAAGAGGAAATACACATCGGGGTACATTTTGAAGGTAATGGCGGCaaatgagaatttcaattcCGAAGTAACGGAGAGTTTTGTGAGGAAACAAATTACCAAAGCACGCATACGATCATTCAATGATCCAACATTGAGTATCTCCCTGCCGTATGAAGAGGAGGAGAGGTATTCAAAGATTCTCAGTGATTTGGAGACTTGCAGAAATAATCTCTGCATTGATTCCGTTAGCATTACCAATGCCACCCTTGAGGAAGTTTTCTTGCGTTGCGCTGAGAAAGATTGCACGGATATGGTGGTGAATATGGCAAATGGTCAGGGATGCGATGAAATTGATTCAATACAGGGATACCGTCCGGTTAGTGAGGAGGAAGCAATTCTCACACAGAGACGCTCCTGTGGTACAAAGTTCCAACAAATGAAGGCAATCATCTACAAGAAATTCTACTACCTCTGGCGCGATAGAATCTACAGCACAATAATGTTTCTCATTCCCTTTGTGGCATTGATCCTTTCATTCATCCTCATCCGAATGAGTGTGACGAAAACGGAACAAACTGAGCtggttttgaatttttcttcctatcGCGCACCTCAAATTCACCTCACTATGGCAAATGCAACAGGCAGTGACTTTGAAAGGAGACTCCTGGAGACATTTGTGCGTGTGGCACGAGAGCAAAATGTTAACTTGATCACACATTCAAATCGAAGGATTGAGGAGGAGTTGCTGTATCAGGAACTTGAGAATCGCATAAAGTACTATGAGAACGTCGTTGCAGGAATTGAAGTTTCAATGCTCAACGCTCAAACGCCGCACGTGAAGATTCTCTTCTCCGGGAATGCCCTTCATAGCTCCGTTATGGCACAGAATCTTGTCTCCAATGCCATCCTTCAAACAACCCGTGGCCATAGTGCGTCAATTGAGACACGAAGTGCACCAATGCTGCAGAAGGATATTGGAATTAATCGGTATCACATGAACATTTACGAATCCCTCGTTCCTCTGGGCTTCTTCATCTACATCCTGTACTTTGTGGGAGCACCGTTCGCGGAGGAATCATCGGAATTTAAGACACTACACTGCACAAATCCTTGCTTGTACTGGATCACAACATTCCTCTTTGATCTTTTCATTCATATCTTCATCTGCATCATGCTCTTCATCGTGGCGAGTCAACTGGTAGACACGAGGGGAGTTCTGTCGCAGGATACACATCTCAGATTGACGACAATTTACATCTTCTACGGAATGGCAATGCTCCCGCTTATCTACATCCTCACAAAGTATTTCAAGAGTATGGAGAATCTTTTCACTTTTGTCTCCTACCTCGCTCTCTTTGCCACCATCCTGGCGCAGCTTCTTTCAACGTCGGATGATAAAATACGAGAATACTTGTACTGGAGTCGTTTATTCCACATTATACCGGATTTTGCAATGAGGCACACCATGGCATTGGTTATTGTGGGATACTTTGCAACGGGAACGCCAAAGAATCGGGAAGATTTTCTGCATAATCATCAAATGAGTTCTGCAAGCCTCTCAGATGATTTTCTCAGTCCCTACGATACTTCTTTCTACTTCTTTGCCATGACCCTTTTCATGGTAGTCAGTCTCACGCTGCTTATTTACTTCTGCGAAAACATCTACTACGGACGGAGCTTAACGCACCTCAAGATGCGAATTAAGAAACCCAAAAAGGATGGAAGAATGAGGAAGAATTCAAAGAGATCTGTCGATGCTGTTGACTCTCCGGTTCGTGTGGATGTACAAGATCAAGTGGATGCTGATGTGCAAAAGGAGGAGAATGAGACGGAGAAATGCGAGCAAGAGCAAAAGTACGATAAGTATGCAATTGTGGTGAGAAATCTCGAAAAGATTTTCCCCGGTGGGGTTGTTGCAGTGAAGGGTTTGAATTTCCGCATTCACAAAGGTGAATGCTTCGGGTTGTTGGGAATGAATGGTGCCGGAAAGACAACAACATTCAAGATGATGACACTCAATGAGAGCATCACGCGTGGATCAATACATCTCAGTCACATGGATAGCATAGCACATGCTAATATGTACAAACTCTCCTACGGATACTGCCCGCAGATTGATGCTCTCCACATGGCACTAACGGCCGAAGAGACCCTCAAGTATTTCGCTCGAATGCGGGGAATTTCGGGGAATGAGGAGCTACAGAATGAAGTGGACACGTGGCTGAGAAAGGTGGATCTTGAGGACTATCGCAATGTTCAGGTAAAGTACTACTCAGGTGGTACGAAGCGCAAACTAAATACCGCCATTGCAATGATCGGTAGTCCGGATGTGATCTTCCTCGATGAACCCACAACGGGTGTGGATCCAATTTCACGAAGACGCATCTGGGAATGCATTGGGGAGCTAAAGAAGCGCAAGAGAACAATAATTCTCACTTCCCACAGTATGGATGAGTGCGAGCAACTTTGTAACAGAATAGCCATCATGAGTGATGGGCATTTGCAGTGTATTGGACCAACGCAGAAGCTCAAGGAGAAATTTGGTCATGGGTTTACGCTAATTGTGAAATTGGCCAGTGGCTGTGATGTGAGATATCTCAAGAGGGAGATTTCCGAGAAATTCCCCGGATGTATTGAGCGTGAAGATCACGCGGATATTCTCAAATATCACGTCTCCGAGCCAAATGTTTGCTGGTCAAAAGTCTTTGAGAGGCTCGAAGAGCTCCGGGAACAATTTCCAACGGCAATTTGTGACTATTCCGTCTCTGAGGTGTCTCttgaggatatttttttgcaattttctcatcatccCAAAGCCTAAATTGCCCGTAATCCTTTCACTTTAACATCCCCCTCACTTTATTCTTGAGAATCTCCACATCACTCACAAAGCGTACCTGAATCTAAAGATCTGAGAGTTTTCTTCACTGTaatattctgttttttttttttgtgttttattgcaaacttacaattaatttatttttaatgccgtccaattcttttttttttttctttttacaacattattttttctgcTCGCATTCTGCCCTAATTTCTTCAGAAAGagttcgatttttttttacaactctCCTAATTTGTGTGctcgaattttattttaataaaaatgtagatAGTAGGAATAGAGATAagaagtgattaaaaaaaaacaagcataaaaaaatatatagcactATCAAAATGGGCCTCGtgcttaaaagaaaatagttcTTTTATCTTAATAGGAAAGAAAA from Lutzomyia longipalpis isolate SR_M1_2022 chromosome 1, ASM2433408v1 encodes:
- the LOC129785945 gene encoding ATP-binding cassette sub-family A member 2, translating into MAALLTFRVFFWKALKEKLFSWKSVLTVVYLLPCFVTGLLLFTSHGERSISSMEFNPIDSESLFSFFPGAGHDSVCFTPDTPFNAELIERVRFKLGILHERVHGFPTVEAMSSFTESHPRAKIFAIIFHSPANSSMKFSYTIRNRNMGVNFDTQQFYLNDIKRINNRVVDEYIESGFLALQQSIDSVYIELITNTGRENFAIEVEHFPALSRTQISNIDVVIFGTFFALLLFMTSTYLILIPLVEEKECGVNALLRIVTKYFYFNDITKFILNLILCLIFVVIAFAMTAWVNLWETVQFQYPLILFILFLLALMSYSCFISLFFQTVEYAKIGGILFYLVPFCVIFFYSDNAIINKLEYIFCGSLFLNGMMIFQNYVATGHVFNASSLAASSYLEAENDHFAMGNIYGFLLLNTFVYLGLYFLLENFQLLDCLKCLFRGKNTCWVTPKVKNGQAQQIDMQNMQQREGESAVRISNLSKTFYSIRGKHKVAVNRVSLDIPKNQITALLGHNGAGKTTTMCMIIGTLSRTGGTICVEGYTDAKKYQKMIGYCPQKNVFMKYFTCREHVIFFGRLRGLTEEEARTESDKILNDVKLLPKGSCHPKKLSGGMKRRLCLAMGVIGNTKVVILDEPTSGLDPESRRELWDVLLALRKERAVLITTHYMEEADILGDKIAIMENGTIVCHGTSLELKRKYTSGYILKVMAANENFNSEVTESFVRKQITKARIRSFNDPTLSISLPYEEEERYSKILSDLETCRNNLCIDSVSITNATLEEVFLRCAEKDCTDMVVNMANGQGCDEIDSIQGYRPVSEEEAILTQRRSCGTKFQQMKAIIYKKFYYLWRDRIYSTIMFLIPFVALILSFILIRMSVTKTEQTELVLNFSSYRAPQIHLTMANATGSDFERRLLETFVRVAREQNVNLITHSNRRIEEELLYQELENRIKYYENVVAGIEVSMLNAQTPHVKILFSGNALHSSVMAQNLVSNAILQTTRGHSASIETRSAPMLQKDIGINRYHMNIYESLVPLGFFIYILYFVGAPFAEESSEFKTLHCTNPCLYWITTFLFDLFIHIFICIMLFIVASQLVDTRGVLSQDTHLRLTTIYIFYGMAMLPLIYILTKYFKSMENLFTFVSYLALFATILAQLLSTSDDKIREYLYWSRLFHIIPDFAMRHTMALVIVGYFATGTPKNREDFLHNHQMSSASLSDDFLSPYDTSFYFFAMTLFMVVSLTLLIYFCENIYYGRSLTHLKMRIKKPKKDGRMRKNSKRSVDAVDSPVRVDVQDQVDADVQKEENETEKCEQEQKYDKYAIVVRNLEKIFPGGVVAVKGLNFRIHKGECFGLLGMNGAGKTTTFKMMTLNESITRGSIHLSHMDSIAHANMYKLSYGYCPQIDALHMALTAEETLKYFARMRGISGNEELQNEVDTWLRKVDLEDYRNVQVKYYSGGTKRKLNTAIAMIGSPDVIFLDEPTTGVDPISRRRIWECIGELKKRKRTIILTSHSMDECEQLCNRIAIMSDGHLQCIGPTQKLKEKFGHGFTLIVKLASGCDVRYLKREISEKFPGCIEREDHADILKYHVSEPNVCWSKVFERLEELREQFPTAICDYSVSEVSLEDIFLQFSHHPKA